A region of Vitis vinifera cultivar Pinot Noir 40024 chromosome 15, ASM3070453v1 DNA encodes the following proteins:
- the LOC100267576 gene encoding disease resistance protein RPH8A-like, which produces MAESIVTVFLEKLTDLLSQEAFLLSRVEEQVKLLSSELEWMRLFLKDADAKRRYDPRIKLWVSQIRDVTYDAEDVIDRFMFEMNHQQQGSLKCLKFLKLRFVPKLESRIREINTKIEKIMANKSRYGVETLPAASSSNEVVPHKERRAPIVEEVNVVGIQEDAKSVKQNLLNGEMRRAVVSIVGMGGLGKTTLAKKVYNDNDVRELLLGVAVCVRILSEEERSKMNESDLGNSLRDYLTTRKYLIFMDDMWRNEAWDRLGLYFPDSVNGSRVLITSRNKEIGLYADPQTIPHELSFLTEEESWELFLKKIFLAGSANAVCPRELEELGKKIVANCGGLPLAIVVLGGLLSRKEKTPLSWQKVLDSLTWHLNQGPDSCLGVLALSYNDMPYYLKSCFLYCGLFPEDSEIRTDKLIRLWVAEGFIQRRGEEIAEDVAEDHLQELVHRSMIQVAARSFDGRVMSCRMHDLLRDLAISEAKDTKFFEGYESIDSTSPVSVRRLTIHQGEEMLTLPHLMPFSDHTYLYHLSLSGRLERFPDEIEFYPPNLISLELECLNIEQDPMVTLEKLPNLRFLMLSLCSSMVKKMVCTSGGFLQLETLMLWGLKELEELIVEEGEMPDLKDLVIDTCPKMKRLSHGLLQRKKLQ; this is translated from the exons ATGGCTGAAAGTATTGTCACCGTTTTTCTAGAGAAGTTAACTGACCTGCTTTCCCAGGAAGCATTTCTACTCAGCAGAGTGGAAGAGCAGGTGAAGCTGTTGAGTAGCGAGCTCGAATGGATGCGCCTTTTTCTCAAAGACGCGGATGCGAAGCGCAGATATGATCCAAGAATCAAGCTCTGGGTGAGTCAGATCAGGGACGTAACCTATGACGCCGAAGATGTCATCGACAGGTTCATGTTCGAGATGAATCACCAACAGCAAGGAAGTCTCAAATGCCTCAAGTTCCTTAAGTTACGATTTGTTCCCAAGCTCGAGTCTCGAATCAGAGAGATCAATACCAAGATTGAGAAGATCATGGCTAACAAATCAAGGTACGGTGTCGAAACCTTACCAGCTGCAAGCTCGTCCAACGAAGTTGTGCCACATAAAGAGAGGAGGGCTCCGATTGTGGAAGAAGTCAACGTGGTGGGAATTCAAGAGGATGCAAAAAGCGTTAAGCAAAATCTGCTTAATGGAGAGATGCGGAGAGCTGTGGTGTCCATCGTGGGCATGGGTGGCTTGGGAAAGACTACCCTGGCTAAGAAAGTCTATAATGATAATGATGTCCG GGAGCTTTTGCTAGGCGTTGCTGTTTGTGTTAGGATTCTCTCCGAAGAGGAAAGGAGTAAAATGAACGAGAGCGATTTGGGGAATAGTCTTCGTGATTACCTGACTACCAGGAAGTACTTgatatttatggatgatatgtgGAGAAATGAAGCTTGGGATAGGTTGGGCTTGTATTTTCCTGACTCGGTGAATGGCAGCAGAGTGTTGATCACCTCACGCAATAAAGAGATTGGTCTTTATGCTGATCCACAAACCATTCCCCATGAACTTTCTTTTCTGACTGAAGAAGAGAGTTGGGAGCTCtttctcaagaaaatttttCTGGCTGGGAGTGCAAATGCTGTTTGCCCCAGAGAATTGGAAGAGTTGGGAAAGAAAATTGTAGCAAATTGTGGGGGTTTGCCCCTTGCAATTGTGGTCTTGGGAGGCCTTctatcaagaaaagaaaagacaccGCTCTCCTGGCAAAAAGTACTGGACAGCCTAACTTGGCACCTAAATCAAGGTCCAGACTCATGTTTGGGGGTCCTTGCTTTAAGCTACAATGATATGCCGTATTACTTGAAGTCCTGTTTCCTTTACTGTGGTCTTTTCCCAGAAGACTCAGAAATCAGGACAGATAAGTTGATCCGCTTGTGGGTTGCAGAAGGGTTTATACAAAGAAGAGGAGAAGAAATAGCGGAAGACGTCGCGGAAGATCACTTACAGGAATTGGTACATAGAAGCATGATTCAAGTGGCTGCCAGGAGTTTCGATGGAAGAGTGATGTCCTGTCGCATGCACGATCTGCTTCGAGACCTTGCCATTTCTGAGGCCAAAGATACAAAATTTTTCGAGGGATATGAAAGCATTGATTCTACATCCCCTGTTAGTGTTCGTCGACTAACCATTCATCAGG GAGAGGAAATGTTAACCTTGCCGCACCTCATGCCTTTCTCAGACCACACCTACCTTTACCATCTAAGTTTAAGTGGAAGGCTCGAAAGGTTCCCTGATGAAATTGAATTCTACCCTCCAAACCTCATCTCCTTGGAATTGGAATGTTTGAATATAGAGCAAGACCCAATGGTGACCCTAGAGAAGCTGCCAAACTTGAGATTTCTCATGTTATCCCTTTGTTCCTCTATGGTAAAGAAGATGGTCTGTACTTCTGGAGGATTCCTGCAACTCGAAACCCTTATGCTCTGGGGTTTGAAAGAATTAGAAGAATTGATTGTGGAGGAAGGGGAAATGCCTGATCTGAAGGATTTAGTAATTGATACATGCCCTAAAATGAAAAGGCTTTCCCATGGATTGCTGCAACGAAAAAAATTGCAGTAG